The Nocardia arthritidis genome has a window encoding:
- a CDS encoding LacI family DNA-binding transcriptional regulator, with translation MSGRRGATMRDVAALAGVSIKTVSRVVRGEPGVSAALTRRVTDAVTMLDYRHNLAASTLRGLDRKTAAIGLVLMDVANPYASQLHRAVEDFAHERGTLVFAVSSDEDPARQRQVLDALLSRRVDGLIVMPVGDEYPLLLHEQRRGTPVVLVDRAEDGAGLDSVTVDNRDGAATATGHLAAHGHRRIAFLGDLHTIRTAAERYAGYVEGLARNAIALDPTLIRHDLRCIESAERAAGELLDAADPPTALFSGQNLITIGVLRAVQRRGRQNRVAVVGFDDLPLAELLDPALTAVAQNPAAIGRAAAELLFARLDGDAGPPRHTIVPTRLLVRGSGELRP, from the coding sequence TTGTCAGGCCGCAGGGGCGCCACCATGCGCGATGTCGCGGCACTGGCCGGGGTGAGCATCAAAACCGTATCCCGGGTGGTGCGCGGCGAGCCCGGCGTCTCGGCCGCGCTCACCCGCCGCGTCACCGACGCGGTGACCATGCTCGACTACCGGCACAACCTGGCCGCGAGCACGCTGCGCGGCCTGGACCGCAAAACCGCCGCAATCGGTCTCGTCCTGATGGATGTCGCCAATCCCTATGCCTCCCAACTACATCGGGCCGTCGAGGACTTCGCCCACGAACGCGGAACCCTGGTGTTCGCGGTGAGCAGCGACGAGGACCCGGCCCGCCAGCGCCAGGTGCTCGACGCGCTGCTGTCGCGGCGGGTGGACGGACTCATCGTGATGCCCGTCGGCGACGAATACCCGTTGCTGCTGCACGAACAGCGCCGCGGCACCCCCGTCGTACTGGTCGACCGGGCCGAGGACGGCGCCGGCCTCGACAGCGTCACCGTCGACAACCGCGACGGCGCCGCCACCGCCACCGGCCACCTGGCCGCGCACGGGCACCGCCGCATCGCCTTCCTCGGCGACCTGCACACCATCCGGACCGCCGCCGAACGCTACGCCGGTTACGTGGAAGGCTTGGCGCGCAACGCGATTGCCCTCGACCCCACACTGATCCGGCACGACCTGCGCTGCATCGAGTCCGCCGAACGCGCCGCGGGCGAACTCCTCGACGCGGCGGACCCGCCCACCGCGCTGTTCAGCGGACAGAACCTGATCACCATCGGCGTGCTGCGCGCCGTGCAGCGCCGTGGCCGCCAAAACCGGGTCGCCGTAGTCGGATTCGACGATCTGCCGCTGGCCGAACTACTCGATCCCGCGCTCACCGCCGTCGCCCAGAATCCCGCGGCGATCGGCAGGGCCGCGGCCGAACTCCTGTTCGCACGCCTCGACGGCGACGCCGGACCACCCCGGCACACGATCGTGCCGACACGACTGCTGGTACGCGGATCGGGCGAACTGCGCCCCTGA
- a CDS encoding VOC family protein yields the protein MPVRSTPWPEGTPCWVDCQVDDPVKASEFYAALFDWTIEGGEEDAGGYLMGMKGGNAVAGIGPKPQAGMPSVWTTYLAADDADAVAGKVSAAGGQVLTPPFDVLDAGRMFIGVDTVGAVFGVWQARAHNGAAVHNEHGSYCWNELHTRDLAAAEKFYADTFGFTYTDVGDGKTMIYAMFTPRGGEQPAGGMNDDTVMPVEPVPSHWLTWFQFDDVDAGVARASELGATVVMPASDSPVGRMAMVAAPQGEVFGLIDTAVTVGEMPQ from the coding sequence ATGCCTGTACGTTCCACACCGTGGCCGGAAGGTACCCCCTGTTGGGTGGACTGCCAGGTCGACGACCCGGTCAAGGCGAGCGAGTTCTATGCCGCGTTGTTCGATTGGACCATCGAAGGTGGCGAGGAGGACGCCGGTGGCTACCTGATGGGGATGAAGGGCGGGAACGCGGTCGCCGGGATCGGCCCCAAACCGCAGGCCGGGATGCCCTCGGTGTGGACCACCTACCTCGCCGCCGACGATGCCGACGCGGTCGCCGGAAAGGTGTCCGCCGCCGGCGGCCAGGTGCTCACGCCTCCGTTCGATGTGCTCGACGCGGGACGTATGTTCATCGGCGTGGACACCGTCGGCGCGGTGTTCGGCGTCTGGCAGGCTCGCGCGCACAACGGCGCCGCAGTCCACAACGAACACGGCTCCTACTGCTGGAACGAGCTGCACACCCGGGATCTCGCCGCCGCCGAGAAGTTCTACGCCGACACCTTCGGCTTCACCTACACCGACGTCGGCGACGGCAAGACCATGATCTACGCGATGTTCACTCCACGCGGCGGCGAACAGCCCGCGGGCGGCATGAACGACGACACCGTGATGCCGGTCGAGCCGGTGCCCAGCCACTGGCTGACCTGGTTCCAGTTCGACGACGTCGATGCCGGGGTGGCGCGGGCCTCCGAGCTCGGCGCGACGGTCGTCATGCCCGCCTCGGATTCGCCGGTCGGCCGGATGGCGATGGTCGCGGCGCCGCAGGGTGAGGTGTTCGGGCTCATCGACACGGCCGTGACCGTAGGAGAGATGCCGCAGTAG
- a CDS encoding GNAT family N-acetyltransferase: protein MPEDMTADAVRIEEYDGDRGRIEWLMRLAEESDQMLYSYRDTGRVWVAVTDAGEIVGQLLAAPEADGVSWEIVNLGIAEPLRGKGIGRRMVELAIAEAGKAGMSRVEVATAATDIGNLRFYQRCGFRMSRIVRDAFGAHTGYPEWIDVDGIPLRDQVWFDMEL, encoded by the coding sequence ATGCCCGAGGATATGACAGCGGACGCGGTGCGGATCGAGGAGTACGACGGGGACCGCGGCCGGATCGAATGGCTGATGCGGTTGGCCGAGGAATCCGATCAGATGCTCTACAGCTATCGCGACACCGGGCGGGTGTGGGTCGCGGTGACCGACGCCGGGGAGATCGTCGGTCAGTTGCTGGCCGCGCCCGAGGCGGACGGTGTGAGCTGGGAGATCGTCAACCTGGGTATTGCGGAACCGTTGCGCGGCAAGGGAATCGGGCGGCGGATGGTCGAGCTGGCGATCGCCGAGGCGGGTAAGGCGGGGATGAGCCGGGTCGAGGTGGCAACGGCGGCAACCGATATCGGCAATCTGCGGTTCTATCAGCGCTGCGGGTTCCGGATGAGCCGGATCGTGCGCGACGCGTTCGGCGCGCACACCGGTTATCCGGAATGGATTGATGTGGACGGGATTCCGCTGCGCGACCAGGTGTGGTTCGATATGGAGCTCTGA
- a CDS encoding EamA family transporter: protein MVVTERAGRAAIRAQATGWCLTSWVLFASSGPLAKAVMGAGWSPAAVTSVRIALAAVLLVPVVAVLRPRALRFRRTDLWLLLGYGVLGVAGVQLLFFVAVARVPVGVAMVLVNLAPALVALWVRVVRRTRLPGWVWFGIGSAVAGLALVAQIWRDGELDMLGVAAGLGSAICSAGYFLLGEHGANRHDPAGLTAVGLAVGAVVMAVFTPPWTLPGELLTASAVLGGVDMPVWLVLLVLAVVGTALPYLVGLRALRDLPSAPASVLAVAEPLVAAVLAWLLLGQSLGVAQMVGAVVMVFGALLVQLSMPETAVPDR from the coding sequence GTGGTGGTGACGGAAAGAGCTGGGCGGGCGGCGATCCGGGCTCAGGCGACCGGGTGGTGTTTGACGTCGTGGGTGTTGTTCGCGAGTTCCGGGCCGTTGGCCAAGGCGGTGATGGGGGCGGGTTGGTCGCCTGCGGCGGTGACTTCGGTGCGGATCGCGTTGGCCGCGGTGTTGCTGGTACCGGTGGTGGCGGTGTTGCGGCCCCGGGCGCTGCGCTTTCGGCGTACCGATTTGTGGCTGCTGCTCGGCTACGGGGTGCTTGGTGTCGCGGGGGTGCAATTGTTGTTCTTCGTTGCGGTGGCGCGGGTTCCGGTTGGGGTGGCGATGGTGTTGGTGAATCTCGCGCCCGCGCTGGTCGCGCTGTGGGTGCGGGTGGTGCGGCGCACGCGGCTGCCGGGGTGGGTGTGGTTCGGTATCGGATCGGCGGTGGCCGGATTGGCCTTGGTCGCGCAGATTTGGCGTGACGGCGAGCTGGACATGCTCGGTGTCGCAGCCGGTTTGGGTTCGGCGATCTGTTCGGCCGGGTACTTTCTGCTCGGCGAGCACGGTGCGAACAGGCATGACCCGGCGGGGCTGACCGCGGTCGGGTTGGCCGTCGGCGCGGTGGTGATGGCGGTGTTCACCCCGCCGTGGACGTTGCCCGGGGAGCTGCTCACCGCCTCGGCTGTGCTGGGTGGCGTTGATATGCCTGTGTGGCTGGTGCTGCTGGTTCTGGCCGTGGTGGGTACCGCGCTGCCCTATCTGGTGGGGCTGCGGGCGCTGCGTGATCTACCCTCGGCGCCGGCGAGCGTGCTGGCCGTGGCGGAACCTCTGGTCGCGGCGGTGCTGGCGTGGCTGCTGCTCGGCCAGTCGCTGGGTGTTGCGCAGATGGTCGGTGCGGTGGTCATGGTGTTCGGCGCGCTGCTGGTGCAACTGAGCATGCCGGAGACCGCGGTCCCGGACCGCTGA
- a CDS encoding nitroreductase family deazaflavin-dependent oxidoreductase has product MVSNPLPAFARRLAQQPWVMSMSPVVVPAERLIRRLTGGRMGVLDLAGLPSIEITVRGRKTGTPRTTSLLYVPNGEAFVVIGSNWGSPKHPAWSANLRAASTATVRHGGERFPVRVAEATDVDRKRLWDLAVEFWPGYEMEYALSGFREFRIFELRRIED; this is encoded by the coding sequence ATGGTGTCGAATCCGCTGCCCGCGTTCGCTCGGCGGCTCGCGCAGCAACCGTGGGTGATGAGCATGTCGCCGGTGGTGGTGCCCGCCGAGCGGTTGATCCGGCGGTTGACCGGTGGACGGATGGGTGTGCTCGATCTGGCGGGGCTGCCGTCGATCGAGATCACCGTGCGCGGCCGCAAGACCGGGACGCCGCGGACCACCTCGCTGCTGTACGTGCCGAACGGCGAGGCGTTCGTGGTGATCGGCTCCAACTGGGGTAGCCCGAAACATCCGGCGTGGTCGGCGAATTTGCGCGCCGCGTCGACGGCGACGGTGCGGCACGGCGGCGAGCGGTTCCCGGTGCGGGTCGCCGAGGCGACCGATGTGGATCGCAAGCGGCTGTGGGATCTGGCGGTGGAATTCTGGCCCGGCTACGAGATGGAGTACGCGCTGTCGGGTTTCCGTGAGTTCCGCATCTTCGAGCTGCGCCGAATCGAGGACTGA
- a CDS encoding ABC transporter permease, translated as MAAAQNDSAEVAVTRPGAGASAVAGRLTFAKILALPNIGPILAIVIAVAFFAARSDRFLTGGNFSLIVQQVMVVGTLAIGQTLIILTAGIDLSNGAVMALGNIAITKLAVDSGLPPLVAIALGLALTAGFGLLNGTLVSWVKLPPFIVTLGTYGIAFALTHIYSQEQTISGLPGALTFFDKTFPLGDTDITYGSVMMLMLFAIAWYVLRLTAAGRHVYAVGNNPEAARLTGIDTRRVLLGVYTAAGLIYGVAALLLVARTGVGDPNAGQTDNLDSITAVVLGGTSLFGGRGSVIGTLLGALIVGIIRNGLQLIGVASIYQTLITGILVIAAVAIDQLNRRRQK; from the coding sequence ATGGCTGCAGCGCAGAATGATTCGGCGGAGGTGGCGGTGACGCGGCCCGGCGCAGGGGCCTCCGCCGTCGCGGGCCGGTTGACGTTCGCGAAAATCCTTGCCCTGCCCAATATCGGCCCCATCCTGGCGATCGTGATCGCGGTGGCGTTCTTCGCCGCGCGCTCGGACCGATTCCTCACCGGCGGCAACTTCTCGCTGATCGTGCAACAGGTGATGGTGGTCGGTACGTTGGCGATCGGGCAGACGCTGATCATCCTGACGGCCGGAATCGATCTGTCCAACGGTGCGGTGATGGCGCTCGGCAATATCGCGATCACCAAACTCGCGGTCGATTCCGGGTTGCCGCCGCTGGTGGCGATCGCGCTCGGATTGGCGTTGACGGCCGGATTCGGTTTGCTGAACGGCACTTTGGTGAGCTGGGTGAAGCTGCCGCCGTTCATTGTCACCCTCGGCACCTACGGGATCGCGTTCGCGCTCACCCACATCTATTCGCAGGAACAGACGATTTCGGGGCTGCCGGGCGCGTTGACGTTCTTCGACAAGACCTTTCCGCTCGGCGACACCGACATCACCTACGGGTCGGTGATGATGCTGATGCTGTTCGCCATCGCCTGGTATGTGCTGCGGCTGACCGCGGCCGGGCGGCACGTGTACGCGGTCGGCAACAATCCGGAGGCGGCGCGGCTCACCGGAATCGACACGCGCCGAGTACTTCTCGGCGTATACACCGCGGCGGGACTGATCTACGGCGTCGCGGCCCTGCTGCTGGTGGCCCGCACCGGGGTAGGCGACCCGAACGCGGGCCAAACCGACAACCTCGACTCGATCACCGCCGTAGTGCTCGGCGGCACAAGCCTTTTCGGTGGCCGGGGCAGCGTGATCGGCACCCTGCTCGGCGCGTTGATCGTCGGCATCATCCGAAACGGGCTGCAGCTGATCGGGGTGGCCTCGATCTATCAGACGCTGATCACCGGCATCCTGGTGATCGCGGCCGTCGCCATCGACCAGCTCAACCGCAGGAGGCAGAAGTGA
- a CDS encoding sugar ABC transporter substrate-binding protein has translation MFSQHPIGRTARLAGVGIAVTALAFAATACGSGSKSDSGQVVVGLITKTDTNPFFVKMKQGAQKEADAAGVKLLTAAGKFDGDNASQVTAIENMVNAGAKGILITASDTKAIVPAVTKARAKGVEVIALDTPTDPQSAVDALFATNNFTAGQLIGKYAKAVEGDKPVKIAMIDLNPGVTVGVLRHNGFLTGYGAAQATQEMKEDVSAPNVVCAQPAEGDQAKAQSAMETCLQKDPGVNVVYTINEPSALGAYTALKTAGKEKDVLIVSVDGGCSGVKAVQDGRIAATSQQYPLLMASKGVQAVVDFAKNGKKTSGYTDTGVNLITGKPQAGVESKDVQYGLDNCWG, from the coding sequence ATGTTCTCGCAACACCCCATCGGCCGCACCGCACGCCTGGCCGGCGTCGGGATCGCGGTCACCGCACTGGCCTTCGCCGCGACCGCCTGTGGTAGCGGATCGAAATCCGATTCGGGTCAGGTGGTGGTCGGTTTGATCACCAAGACCGACACCAACCCCTTCTTCGTGAAGATGAAACAGGGCGCGCAGAAGGAGGCCGACGCGGCCGGGGTGAAATTGCTGACCGCCGCCGGGAAGTTCGACGGCGACAACGCCAGCCAGGTCACCGCCATCGAGAACATGGTGAACGCGGGCGCGAAGGGCATCCTGATCACCGCGAGCGATACCAAGGCGATCGTTCCCGCCGTCACCAAGGCGCGCGCGAAGGGCGTCGAGGTGATCGCGCTGGACACGCCGACCGATCCGCAGAGCGCGGTCGATGCGCTGTTCGCCACCAACAATTTCACCGCCGGCCAGCTGATCGGCAAATACGCCAAGGCCGTCGAGGGCGACAAGCCGGTGAAGATCGCGATGATCGACCTGAATCCCGGTGTCACGGTAGGTGTGTTGCGGCACAACGGTTTTCTGACCGGATACGGTGCGGCGCAGGCCACCCAGGAGATGAAGGAAGACGTGTCCGCGCCGAATGTGGTGTGCGCGCAACCGGCCGAGGGCGATCAGGCGAAGGCGCAGTCGGCGATGGAGACCTGCCTGCAGAAGGATCCGGGCGTCAACGTCGTCTACACCATCAACGAGCCGTCGGCGCTCGGTGCGTACACCGCGCTGAAGACCGCGGGCAAGGAGAAGGATGTGCTGATCGTCTCGGTCGACGGCGGCTGCTCCGGGGTGAAGGCGGTGCAGGACGGCAGGATCGCGGCCACCTCCCAGCAGTATCCGCTGCTGATGGCGAGCAAAGGTGTGCAGGCGGTGGTCGATTTCGCGAAGAACGGTAAGAAGACCTCCGGATACACCGATACCGGCGTCAACCTGATCACCGGGAAACCGCAGGCGGGCGTGGAGTCCAAGGACGTGCAGTACGGCCTGGACAACTGCTGGGGCTGA
- a CDS encoding helix-turn-helix transcriptional regulator: MRASRLVSILLLLQTRGRLTAAQLAEHLEVSVRTIYRDIDALSASGVPLFGEPGKDGGYQILDGYRTKLTGLTADEAQSLFLTGLPKTAADLGLGDAVTTARLKLTAALSPELRDRADRIAKRFLIDRLPWYSESEEVPFLPTVADAVWNQHLLTMRYHRQWADQTVVTRTVAPYGIVAKAGLWYLVARHTEQQTEHIRTYRVSRILRLDTLTETFDRPTDFELTDYWHTLLSDLDTRRRTGQAIVRLSPDALRRLPDVLDPLMTAAVEHTALTPDEYGWYRAVIPIESTERALGQLLSLGAGVEILAPADLREAAVAVIRGLANTYLTPACGEITDAPACSDRC; encoded by the coding sequence GTGCGCGCCAGCCGACTGGTCTCCATCCTCCTGCTCCTGCAAACCCGCGGCAGGCTCACCGCCGCCCAACTCGCCGAACACCTCGAGGTCTCGGTCCGCACCATCTACCGCGACATCGACGCGCTCAGCGCCTCCGGCGTACCCCTCTTCGGCGAACCCGGCAAGGACGGCGGCTACCAGATCCTCGACGGATACCGCACCAAACTCACCGGCCTCACCGCCGACGAGGCACAGAGCCTGTTCCTCACCGGATTACCCAAAACCGCGGCCGATCTCGGCCTCGGCGACGCCGTCACCACCGCCCGGCTCAAACTCACCGCCGCCCTGTCACCCGAACTGCGCGACCGCGCCGACCGCATCGCCAAACGCTTCCTCATCGACCGGCTCCCCTGGTACAGCGAATCCGAAGAGGTACCGTTCCTGCCCACCGTCGCCGACGCCGTCTGGAACCAACACCTGCTCACCATGCGCTACCACCGCCAATGGGCCGACCAGACCGTCGTCACCCGCACCGTCGCCCCCTACGGCATCGTCGCCAAGGCCGGCCTGTGGTACCTCGTCGCCCGGCACACCGAACAGCAGACCGAACATATCCGCACCTACCGCGTCTCGCGCATCCTCCGGCTCGACACCCTCACCGAAACCTTCGACCGCCCAACCGATTTCGAACTCACCGACTACTGGCACACCCTCCTCTCAGACCTCGATACCCGCCGCCGGACGGGCCAGGCCATCGTCCGCCTGTCCCCCGACGCACTGCGCCGCCTCCCCGACGTCCTCGACCCGCTCATGACCGCCGCCGTCGAACACACCGCGCTCACCCCCGACGAATACGGCTGGTACCGCGCCGTCATCCCCATCGAATCCACCGAACGCGCACTGGGCCAACTACTTTCCCTCGGCGCGGGCGTGGAGATCCTGGCCCCCGCCGACCTGCGCGAAGCGGCCGTCGCCGTGATCCGCGGGCTCGCCAACACCTACCTCACCCCCGCATGCGGTGAAATCACCGATGCCCCAGCATGTTCCGATCGTTGCTGA